From Triticum urartu cultivar G1812 chromosome 2, Tu2.1, whole genome shotgun sequence, a single genomic window includes:
- the LOC125535632 gene encoding uncharacterized protein LOC125535632 isoform X1, with protein MEHAGGAAAGEYEEVLDRLSSLITQKVRADTGNRGNQWDLMGRYLQILELEEPIARMKVIHAAGTKGHPCHATRSGSSDSSAHQSGTPSPLRPDSPLASVRRCPREKGSSRQNQGSCPWILPYPQSRSRVWRRNPSARLP; from the exons ATGGAGCACGCAG GTGGTGCGGCGGCGGGGGAGTACGAGGAGGTGCTGGATCGGCTGTCCTCGCTCATCACGCAGAAGGTGCGCGCGGACACCGGCAACCGCGGCAACCAGTGGGACCTCATGGGCCGCTACCTCCAG ATTCTGGAGCTGGAGGAGCCCATCGCGCGGATGAAGGTCATCCATGCCGCCGGCACCAAAGGTCATCCATGTCACGCGACCCGATCGGGAAGCTCCGATTCATCTGCCCACCAGTCAGGTACGCCCTCTCCGCTCCGCCCCGATTCACCACTTGCATCAGTACGACGATGCCCTAGGGAGAAAGGGAGCTCAAGGCAGAACCAGGGCTCTTGCCCGTGGATCCTTCCGTACCCCCAGTCCCGATCCCGTGTATGGCGTAGAAATCCCTCTGCCCGTCTGCCGTAG
- the LOC125535632 gene encoding folylpolyglutamate synthase-like isoform X6: MEHAGGAAAGEYEEVLDRLSSLITQKVRADTGNRGNQWDLMGRYLQILELEEPIARMKVIHAAGTKGHPCHATRSGSSDSSAHQSAAAT, translated from the exons ATGGAGCACGCAG GTGGTGCGGCGGCGGGGGAGTACGAGGAGGTGCTGGATCGGCTGTCCTCGCTCATCACGCAGAAGGTGCGCGCGGACACCGGCAACCGCGGCAACCAGTGGGACCTCATGGGCCGCTACCTCCAG ATTCTGGAGCTGGAGGAGCCCATCGCGCGGATGAAGGTCATCCATGCCGCCGGCACCAAAGGTCATCCATGTCACGCGACCCGATCGGGAAGCTCCGATTCATCTGCCCACCAGTCAG cagcagcaacctag
- the LOC125535633 gene encoding cytochrome P450 714B1-like, which translates to MGVAPAVGVAASLCCVGACALALYLYRILWLAPERVRRALRRQGVRGPPPSFPYGNLADMRQAAAAAKRTRDAGDVVHDYRSAVFPFYEKWRNEYGPVFTYSVGNMVFLHASDPAVVRDVCLSVSPDELGKSSYMKVTHHPLFGDGILKSNGDAWARQRKLIAPEFFPEKVKGMVDLMVDSARALVRSWEARVAGTDGGVLELTVDDDLRAYSGDVISRTCFGSSYVKGKRIFAMIRELQKTVSRPNLLAEMTGFRFLPTRSNSEAWRLNRRVRRLILDVVRESGEADGGNNLLNAMLRSGQAEAGVGVAAAEDFVVDNCKNIYFAGYETTAVTAAWCMMLLALHPEWQRRVRDEAREALAGGAAPDLSSLQKMKQLTMVIHETLRLYPAGSVVSRQALRELTLGGVRVPGGVNIYVPVSTVHLDAELWGSDAREFDPERFAARPQLHSYLPFGAGARTCLGQGFAMAELKVLLSLLLFRFEAALSPDYLHSPVLRLTVEPEHGVRLVLRSVRPDGSS; encoded by the exons ATGGGGGTGGCGCCGGCGGTGGGCGTGGCGGCGAGCCTGTGCTGCGTAGGGGCGTGCGCCCTGGCGCTCTACCTCTACCGCATCCTCTGGCTGGCGCCGGAGAGGGTCCGCCGCGCGCTGAGGAGGCAGGGGGTCCGCGGGCCGCCGCCGTCCTTTCCCTACGGCAACCTCGCCGACATGAggcaggccgccgccgccgccaaacGGACACGCGACGCCGGCGACGTCGTGCACGACTACCGCTCCGCCGTGTTTCCCTTCTACGAGAAGTGGAGGAACGAGTACG GCCCGGTGTTCACCTACTCCGTGGGCAACATGGTGTTCCTGCACGCCAGCGACCCGGCCGTGGTCCGCGACGTGTGCCTCTCCGTCTCGCCCGACGAGCTCGGCAAGAGCTCCTACATGAAGGTCACGCACCACCCGCTCTTCGGCGACGGCATCCTCAAGTCCAACGGCGACGCCTGGGCACGCCAGCGGAAGCTCATCGCCCCCGAGTTCTTCCCCGAAAAGGTCAAG GGTATGGTGGATCTTATGGTGGACTCGGCGCGGGCGCTGGTGCGGTCGTGGGAAGCCAGGGTGGCCGGGACCGACGGCGGCGTGTTGGAGCTTACGGTCGACGACGACTTGAGGGCCTACTCCGGGGACGTGATCTCCCGGACGTGCTTCGGGAGCAGCTACGTCAAGGGCAAGAGGATCTTCGCCATGATCAGGGAGCTCCAGAAGACGGTGTCCAGGCCGAACCTGCTCGCCGAGATGACCGGGTTCAGGTTCCTGCCCACGAGGAGCAACAGCGAGGCGTGGAGGCTCAACCGGCGCGTGCGGCGGCTCATACTGGACGTCGTGAGGGAGAGCGGCGAGGCGGACGGCGGGAACAACCTGCTCAACGCCATGCTCCGCAGCGGCCAGGCCGAGGCCGGCGTCGGCGTCGCGGCGGCCGAGGACTTCGTCGTCGATAACTGCAAGAACATATACTTCGCCGGGTACGAGACCACGGCCGTGACGGCGGCCTGGTGCATGATGCTCCTGGCGCTCCACCCGGAGTGGCAGCGCCGGGTGAGGGACGAGGCGAGGGAAGCCCTCGCCGGCGGCGCCGCGCCGGACTTGTCGTCGCTCCAGAAAATGAAGCAGCTGACGATGGTCATCCATGAGACTCTGCGGCTATACCCGGCGGGCTCGGTGGTGTCGCGCCAGGCGCTGCGGGAGCTCACCCTCGGCGGCGTGCGCGTGCCCGGAGGCGTCAACATCTACGTGCCGGTGTCGACGGTGCACCTGGACGCGGAGCTATGGGGCTCCGACGCGCGGGAGTTCGACCCGGAGCGGTTCGCGGCGAGGCCGCAGCTGCACTCGTACCTGCCGTTCGGCGCCGGGGCGCGCACCTGCCTCGGCCAGGGCTTCGCCATGGCCGAGCTCAAGGTGCTGCTCTCGCTCCTGCTCTTCAGGTTCGAGGCCGCTCTGTCGCCAGACTACCTACACTCGCCGGTGCTTAGGCTCACCGTGGAACCGGAGCACGGCGTGCGGCTCGTGCTGAGGAGCGTCCGCCCCGACGGCTCGTCTTAA
- the LOC125535632 gene encoding folylpolyglutamate synthase-like isoform X4 — protein sequence MEHAGGAAAGEYEEVLDRLSSLITQKVRADTGNRGNQWDLMGRYLQILELEEPIARMKVIHAAGTKGHPCHATRSGSSDSSAHQSGQRVHLRQLSL from the exons ATGGAGCACGCAG GTGGTGCGGCGGCGGGGGAGTACGAGGAGGTGCTGGATCGGCTGTCCTCGCTCATCACGCAGAAGGTGCGCGCGGACACCGGCAACCGCGGCAACCAGTGGGACCTCATGGGCCGCTACCTCCAG ATTCTGGAGCTGGAGGAGCCCATCGCGCGGATGAAGGTCATCCATGCCGCCGGCACCAAAGGTCATCCATGTCACGCGACCCGATCGGGAAGCTCCGATTCATCTGCCCACCAGTCAG GACAACGAGTTCATCTGCGGCAGCTATCGCTGTGA
- the LOC125535632 gene encoding heptahelical transmembrane protein 3-like isoform X3: MPPAPKVIHVTRPDREAPIHLPTSQQQQPSRRRRRWQGCNLTITLMDAKKKSGSTINGLVSASTTSALLLDNEFICGSYRCEQSVHDALRNVFAGHNEILNVWRDKVKKKKKRLLED; this comes from the exons ATGCCGCCGGCACCAAAGGTCATCCATGTCACGCGACCCGATCGGGAAGCTCCGATTCATCTGCCCACCAGTCAG cagcagcaacctagtcgtcgtcgtcgtcgatgGCAGGGTTGTAACCTCACTATCACGCTAATGGACGCAAAAAAGAAGAGTGGTAGTACTATCAATGGTTTAGTCAGCGCCTCAACAACGTCTGCACTACTTCTG GACAACGAGTTCATCTGCGGCAGCTATCGCTGTGAGCAGTCCGTCCACGACGCGCTCCGCAACGTCTTCGCCGGGCACAACGAGATCCTCAACGTCTGGAG GGATAaagtgaagaaaaagaagaaaagattACTAGAAGATTAG
- the LOC125535632 gene encoding folylpolyglutamate synthase-like isoform X5 produces MEHAGGAAAGEYEEVLDRLSSLITQKVRADTGNRGNQWDLMGRYLQILELEEPIARMKVIHAAGTKGHPCHATRSGSSDSSAHQSAAAAT; encoded by the exons ATGGAGCACGCAG GTGGTGCGGCGGCGGGGGAGTACGAGGAGGTGCTGGATCGGCTGTCCTCGCTCATCACGCAGAAGGTGCGCGCGGACACCGGCAACCGCGGCAACCAGTGGGACCTCATGGGCCGCTACCTCCAG ATTCTGGAGCTGGAGGAGCCCATCGCGCGGATGAAGGTCATCCATGCCGCCGGCACCAAAGGTCATCCATGTCACGCGACCCGATCGGGAAGCTCCGATTCATCTGCCCACCAGTCAG cagcagcagcaacctag
- the LOC125535632 gene encoding heptahelical transmembrane protein 3-like isoform X2, with translation MPPAPKVIHVTRPDREAPIHLPTSQQQQQPSRRRRRWQGCNLTITLMDAKKKSGSTINGLVSASTTSALLLDNEFICGSYRCEQSVHDALRNVFAGHNEILNVWRDKVKKKKKRLLED, from the exons ATGCCGCCGGCACCAAAGGTCATCCATGTCACGCGACCCGATCGGGAAGCTCCGATTCATCTGCCCACCAGTCAG cagcagcagcaacctagtcgtcgtcgtcgtcgatgGCAGGGTTGTAACCTCACTATCACGCTAATGGACGCAAAAAAGAAGAGTGGTAGTACTATCAATGGTTTAGTCAGCGCCTCAACAACGTCTGCACTACTTCTG GACAACGAGTTCATCTGCGGCAGCTATCGCTGTGAGCAGTCCGTCCACGACGCGCTCCGCAACGTCTTCGCCGGGCACAACGAGATCCTCAACGTCTGGAG GGATAaagtgaagaaaaagaagaaaagattACTAGAAGATTAG
- the LOC125540977 gene encoding acid phosphatase 1-like: MAGLTVRQQWLVALLVGLLAAVQVADGAPWFWPPGGDDPGGCLSWRVMVEANNAKYWRAVPAPCVGYVWAYMSWGQYGRDVSSATDQIAAYASQTPAAGDGLDAWVLDIDDTCLSNLPYYQAKQFGAYDPTAFKAWASRGTCPGIPAMVRLFWTLKGGGFRVFLLSGRDEEALGASTAANLAAAGFAGYDRLILRSAAYRGQSSVVFKSAERRRLVEEGYRIRGNVGDQWSDLQGDCAGDRVFKVPNPMYFVP; encoded by the exons ATGGCCGGTCTCACCGTGCGACAGCAGTGGCTTGTGGCCCTCCTCGTCGGCCTCCTCGCCGCGGTCCAGGTGGCTGACGGGGCGCCGTGGTTCTGGCCGCCGGGAGGGGACGACCCCGGCGGCTGCCTGAGCTGGCGGGTGATGGTGGAGGCCAACAACGCCAAGTACTGGCGCGCGGTGCCGGCGCCCTGCGTCGGCTACGTCTGGGCCTACATGTCCTGGGGCCAGTACGGCCGGGATGTGAGCAGCGCGACGGACCAGATCGCCGCCTACGCCAGCCAGACCCCCGCCGCCGGCGACGGTCTCGACGCCTGGGTCCTCGACATCGACGACACCTGCCTCTCCAACCTGCCCTACTACCAGGCCAAGCAGTTCGG GGCTTACGATCCGACGGCGTTCAAGGCGTGGGCGAGCAGAGGGACGTGCCCGGGGATTCCGGCGATGGTGAGGCTGTTCTGGACGCTCAAAGGGGGAGGCTTCAGGGTTTTTCTTCTCTCCGGGAGAGACGAGGAGGCTCTCGGCGCGTCCACGGCCGCCAACCTCGCCGCAGCCGGTTTCGCCGGGTACGACCGACTCATCTTGAG gAGCGCGGCGTACCGGGGGCAGAGCTCGGTGGTGTTCAAGTCGGCGGAGCGCCGGCGGCTGGTGGAGGAGGGGTACCGGATCCGCGGCAACGTCGGCGACCAGTGGAGCGACCTGCAGGGCGACTGCGCCGGCGACCGCGTCTTCAAAGTGCCCAACCCCATGTACTTCGTCCCCTGA